The proteins below come from a single Candidatus Binatia bacterium genomic window:
- a CDS encoding gluconate 2-dehydrogenase subunit 3 family protein yields the protein MDRGVTSMLLTRRALLGRAALAAGWLTLSRLRPLPAHATVPEATPALTTLSATEAATMTAIAERMVCGEASGMPRFGETPALATIDRALSQVDTEVRRQLRWLLWGFEWGPPVFALRLTTFTRMSPEAQDEYLQGWATSRSQLRLLGFRALKNLSMLGYYAQPSTWPAIHYDGPWLGGAAGPVRTSSP from the coding sequence ATGGATCGCGGGGTCACCAGTATGCTGCTTACGCGACGTGCTTTGCTGGGGCGTGCGGCGCTGGCGGCGGGGTGGCTGACCTTGAGCCGGCTGCGCCCGCTACCGGCTCACGCGACCGTCCCGGAAGCGACGCCCGCGTTGACGACATTGTCGGCGACCGAAGCGGCGACCATGACGGCGATCGCGGAGCGCATGGTATGCGGCGAGGCGTCGGGGATGCCGCGTTTCGGCGAGACGCCGGCACTGGCGACGATCGATCGGGCGCTCTCGCAGGTCGATACGGAGGTTCGCCGGCAGTTGCGCTGGCTTCTGTGGGGTTTCGAATGGGGCCCGCCGGTGTTTGCGTTACGCCTGACGACTTTCACCCGCATGTCACCCGAGGCCCAGGACGAGTACCTGCAGGGATGGGCCACCAGCCGCAGTCAGCTTCGCCTGCTCGGATTCCGGGCTCTCAAGAATCTGTCGATGCTCGGCTACTATGCTCAGCCGTCGACCTGGCCGGCGATCCACTATGACGGGCCGTGGCTCGGCGGCGCCGCGGGTCCGGTAAGGACGAGTTCGCCATGA
- a CDS encoding MotA/TolQ/ExbB proton channel family protein produces the protein MIEPRGFLGLIEQGGAVMYPLLLCSVVSVAITLERLWSIARAARSAARLHGLVSEAARDGGFSDALAISRGDGSPLATVYKAVLGHPEADDSIRGRLAVRRLAEATRRLKRYVWLLGTVGSLAPFIGLLGTVIGIIRAFENMAATGSGGFAVVAAGISEALIATAGGLLVGVLSIFAYNAFMVRIGNLSAVWREWTDELLVHLSAPRTREGALHRVAQSR, from the coding sequence ATGATCGAGCCGCGCGGATTCTTGGGTCTCATCGAGCAGGGCGGTGCCGTCATGTACCCCCTGTTACTGTGTTCGGTCGTCAGCGTGGCCATCACCCTGGAACGACTGTGGAGCATTGCACGAGCGGCGCGCAGCGCCGCCCGGCTGCATGGTCTGGTTAGCGAAGCGGCTCGAGACGGCGGGTTCTCCGATGCCCTAGCCATCAGCCGGGGCGACGGCTCGCCACTGGCGACGGTCTACAAGGCCGTGCTCGGCCACCCCGAGGCCGACGACTCGATCCGCGGCCGCCTCGCCGTCCGGCGGCTCGCCGAGGCGACAAGGCGCCTCAAACGTTACGTCTGGCTCCTCGGAACCGTCGGCAGCCTGGCGCCGTTCATCGGCCTGCTCGGTACGGTTATCGGCATAATCCGCGCCTTCGAGAACATGGCCGCCACCGGCTCCGGTGGTTTCGCCGTCGTCGCGGCGGGCATCTCCGAAGCCCTGATCGCCACCGCCGGCGGACTGCTCGTCGGTGTGCTCTCGATCTTCGCCTACAACGCGTTCATGGTCCGTATCGGCAATCTGTCCGCCGTCTGGCGGGAGTGGACTGACGAGTTGCTGGTGCACCTGTCGGCACCGCGGACCCGTGAAGGAGCTCTCCACCGTGTCGCTCAGTCCCGTTGA
- a CDS encoding pyridoxal-phosphate dependent enzyme produces MSIADAVVPPPSPLAMERRFPSLTGKLARVSLTVLPTPVERMDRLSASVGDADLWIKRDDRSGTMYGGNKPRKLEFSLGDALAQGKRAVMTFGGIGTNHGLATAVCARSLGLRCILVLLRQPVTEHVRRSLLLYGAAGAELHYAPTVGPVAVRAAAVCLRELLRGQLPYVIPAGGTSVRGTLGYVNAAFELQEQVAAGALPEPDWIFVPLGSGGTVAGLAAGLKLAGLRSRVAAVLVTDILPPTAERLARLGTNALEFLRSRAPEVPAMSVTADDLTIVRGYLGDCYGAPTEAARHARDLMEDCEGIRLETTYTAKCLAALLDAARQPDRRRSHLMFWNTYSSVDPTPHLGRMPAYRELPRVFHQFFLGAPVPA; encoded by the coding sequence ATGTCGATCGCCGATGCCGTGGTCCCGCCGCCGTCGCCTCTTGCGATGGAACGTCGGTTCCCATCTCTCACGGGGAAACTGGCGCGGGTGTCCCTCACCGTCCTGCCGACCCCGGTCGAGAGGATGGACCGTTTGAGCGCTTCGGTGGGAGACGCGGATCTCTGGATCAAGCGCGACGACCGCAGCGGCACCATGTATGGCGGCAACAAGCCGCGCAAGCTCGAGTTCTCTCTGGGCGACGCCCTGGCGCAGGGGAAGCGCGCCGTGATGACCTTCGGCGGTATCGGCACCAATCACGGGTTGGCGACCGCCGTGTGCGCCCGATCGCTGGGGTTGCGGTGCATTCTCGTCCTGTTGCGGCAGCCGGTTACGGAGCACGTTCGCCGCTCCTTGCTGCTTTACGGTGCCGCGGGGGCCGAGTTGCATTACGCGCCGACCGTGGGGCCGGTGGCCGTGCGCGCCGCCGCCGTGTGCCTGCGCGAACTCCTGCGCGGGCAGCTTCCCTACGTAATTCCGGCTGGCGGTACGTCGGTGCGCGGCACGCTCGGGTACGTCAACGCCGCCTTCGAATTGCAGGAACAGGTTGCTGCCGGCGCCCTGCCGGAGCCCGACTGGATCTTCGTGCCGCTGGGCAGCGGCGGCACCGTGGCGGGCCTGGCGGCCGGTCTCAAGCTTGCCGGCCTGCGGTCGCGCGTCGCCGCTGTGCTGGTCACCGACATCCTGCCGCCGACGGCGGAGCGGTTGGCGCGTCTGGGCACAAACGCCCTGGAGTTCCTGCGCAGCCGGGCGCCGGAAGTCCCGGCGATGAGCGTCACGGCCGACGATCTGACGATTGTGCGGGGGTATCTGGGGGATTGCTACGGTGCCCCCACGGAAGCGGCCCGGCACGCGCGCGATCTCATGGAGGACTGCGAGGGCATTCGTCTCGAAACGACCTACACGGCGAAGTGCCTGGCCGCTTTGCTCGACGCGGCCCGTCAGCCGGACCGTCGGCGGTCGCACCTGATGTTCTGGAACACGTACAGCAGTGTCGACCCGACGCCGCACCTCGGACGGATGCCCGCTTATCGGGAGCTGCCGCGGGTGTTTCACCAGTTCTTCCTGGGTGCGCCTGTGCCGGCCTGA
- a CDS encoding acyl-CoA dehydratase activase-related protein, which yields MGAHERRRALRVAGCDLGKAAVKLVVLTVEEGRSDIERNDCIAHDGGPVEAFAAWYRDAGIAACDALGATGLHAEELQAPAVSGLPEDACLTAAIEFLPELHGPLNLVSVGARGYSVLTRDRTGRVQALGNDKCSSGTGETMVRIAGRFGVAIEEADALARRASDAIPITARCSVFAKSEMTHFGNQGRPADALFRGYFGSVARYVAALLARVRVDGPVYAVGGCARIGTLVDALSEALDTDVIVPESFLVLEAIGAALLAAEQCRHAAPRPLPADPNALLVHTPERFTVLQPASRWQGRVRRLAAPPVSPGAERAPCVLGLDLGSTGSKAALTSVETGELILDVYDRTQGNPVDAVQRLVRTVLTRTTPDVRAIALTGSGREAAATVIRAAFPEAADRIATLNEIVAHATAAIRCDDSAGESMSVVEIGGQDAKFIQIEGGRIVESDMNKACSAGTGSFLEEQAHFYGVDDIGEFTRMAMAATRPPDLGQMCTVFVADAAAEAHNEGFGVADLFAGFQYSVIHNYINRVMGQRTFGQRIFFQGKPASGVSLAWTLAAVTGREVVVPPNPGAMGAWGIGLSALDEFGAARLVAAPALDLARVLDAEVVGQSEFQCRDRQCATLCTIERTRVVVSGAEETVLSGGACPKYEVAGGVRVKPPKEAPVAFDERAALLAPYLAGRPGARTVGIPVAGATAGYVPWMVEFVATLGFGVGVLAPDARSLSRGEERCYSYDACAPVKVAHGVLDAGVERIFFPTVLATDSVVGGCGRTCAMEQAQPAMAGAALRARGSAIEVISPVLSFDTGPDSKAFAQQALEAARELLGAGPDRNRVAAACRVAAQAQRRYDEALLEIGRGTLDYGRAAGIPVIPVCGPLHVIHDPVVNAGIPRLLRENGVLALPMDCFPLPAGVHSVPRMPWSDMRAALRIALASRERGDCYPLLLSSFGCNPASFGEQLFTALLEGHPHTTLESDGHGGTAGYTTRVQAFLHTVRRHDGRPSSTAPSRLRMLEPLPNPPIARGDTRQFVMPSVGEPYSRVMAANFRAFGLDAITPGPSDAERLRAGRRDCSGKECIPYQLIWGAFRHHLDRRGDDRERVLVQVTGQGVCRNCMFSVKDQLSLERLGLGDLVTMRDIQPERSLSSSFLARTGISSTVSDILTQLAAYHRALERTPGEVDRLHAALCKDFVRLAERPAFDGMFAGFRDTRRYGRALGELVERASAAYAALAARAAEDRRLRTVLLAGDIAVKMDEFANDGIVRRLAERGLKVAIEPSQVLLEYASTEAPGEIARTGEGRARPLVAMALRRMRRKLYERVQRLHPWIPDGAVAPLLAESARVLGRHPRGEAPVTIGSVLHYWKAGLFDGAVLVSPWGCGPALVSESILRHQADIPMLFVYNDGSPVDERRLNAFAFRLRREPSRAAPYPAVSVRSEGPTSRAARDNGHPGSRASAGGVERT from the coding sequence ATGGGTGCACACGAAAGGCGAAGGGCACTGCGGGTGGCGGGCTGCGACCTCGGCAAGGCTGCGGTCAAGCTGGTGGTACTGACGGTCGAGGAGGGTCGCAGCGATATCGAGCGGAACGACTGCATCGCCCACGACGGCGGTCCGGTCGAAGCGTTCGCGGCCTGGTACCGCGACGCCGGCATCGCCGCCTGCGATGCACTCGGCGCCACCGGCCTGCACGCCGAAGAGCTGCAAGCTCCGGCGGTGAGCGGTCTGCCCGAGGACGCCTGCCTCACGGCCGCAATCGAGTTTCTCCCCGAACTGCACGGTCCGCTCAACCTCGTCAGCGTTGGTGCCCGGGGGTACAGCGTGCTCACCCGAGACCGCACGGGTCGTGTGCAGGCACTTGGCAACGACAAGTGCTCCTCGGGCACCGGCGAGACCATGGTTCGCATCGCCGGCCGCTTCGGCGTTGCCATCGAGGAGGCCGATGCTCTCGCGCGGCGCGCCAGCGACGCGATCCCGATCACGGCACGGTGTTCGGTCTTCGCGAAGAGCGAGATGACCCATTTCGGCAATCAGGGTCGGCCTGCCGACGCGCTCTTTCGCGGGTATTTCGGGTCGGTGGCGCGCTATGTCGCGGCCTTGTTGGCCCGCGTGCGAGTCGACGGGCCGGTGTATGCCGTCGGCGGCTGTGCGCGCATCGGCACCCTGGTCGACGCGCTGAGCGAGGCCCTCGACACGGACGTGATCGTGCCGGAATCGTTCCTCGTGTTGGAGGCAATCGGCGCCGCGTTGCTTGCCGCAGAGCAGTGCCGTCACGCCGCGCCGCGCCCGCTTCCGGCGGATCCGAACGCGCTGCTGGTCCATACGCCCGAGCGCTTCACCGTCTTACAGCCTGCCAGCCGGTGGCAGGGGCGCGTTCGGCGCCTGGCGGCGCCGCCGGTGTCCCCGGGTGCGGAGCGTGCGCCCTGCGTTCTCGGCCTCGATCTCGGTTCGACGGGCAGCAAGGCCGCGCTGACGTCGGTCGAGACGGGCGAACTGATTCTCGACGTTTACGACCGCACACAGGGCAACCCGGTCGACGCCGTGCAGCGCCTGGTGCGAACCGTTCTGACGCGCACCACGCCCGACGTGCGTGCCATTGCCCTGACCGGCTCGGGTCGCGAGGCGGCGGCCACGGTGATCCGCGCTGCCTTTCCCGAGGCGGCCGACCGCATCGCCACACTCAACGAGATCGTCGCGCACGCGACCGCCGCCATCCGCTGCGACGACAGCGCCGGCGAGAGCATGTCGGTGGTCGAGATCGGCGGGCAGGACGCCAAGTTCATCCAGATCGAAGGTGGCCGGATCGTAGAAAGCGACATGAACAAGGCGTGTTCGGCCGGCACCGGCTCGTTCCTCGAAGAACAGGCGCACTTCTACGGCGTCGACGACATCGGCGAGTTCACCCGTATGGCGATGGCCGCCACGCGTCCCCCCGACCTCGGACAGATGTGTACGGTGTTCGTCGCCGATGCCGCGGCCGAAGCGCACAACGAGGGCTTTGGGGTCGCCGATCTCTTCGCAGGCTTCCAGTACTCGGTGATCCACAACTACATAAACCGCGTCATGGGCCAGCGCACGTTCGGGCAGCGGATCTTTTTCCAGGGCAAGCCGGCCTCGGGAGTATCGCTTGCCTGGACGCTCGCCGCGGTGACCGGGCGTGAGGTCGTCGTCCCGCCGAACCCGGGGGCCATGGGGGCCTGGGGCATCGGGCTGAGTGCGCTCGACGAGTTCGGTGCGGCAAGGCTCGTGGCCGCGCCCGCTTTGGACCTTGCGCGGGTGCTCGACGCCGAGGTGGTCGGCCAGAGCGAGTTCCAGTGCCGCGACCGCCAGTGCGCGACGCTCTGCACGATCGAACGCACGCGCGTCGTGGTCTCCGGCGCGGAGGAGACGGTGCTCTCCGGCGGGGCCTGCCCCAAGTACGAAGTGGCCGGCGGCGTGCGCGTGAAACCTCCGAAGGAGGCCCCCGTCGCCTTCGACGAGCGGGCGGCACTGCTCGCCCCGTACCTTGCCGGGCGTCCGGGCGCACGCACGGTCGGCATTCCCGTGGCGGGCGCAACTGCCGGCTACGTGCCGTGGATGGTCGAGTTTGTCGCCACACTCGGCTTCGGTGTAGGGGTGCTCGCGCCGGATGCCCGGTCGCTATCGCGCGGCGAGGAACGTTGCTACTCCTACGACGCCTGCGCGCCGGTGAAGGTGGCCCATGGAGTCCTCGACGCCGGCGTCGAGCGGATCTTCTTTCCGACGGTTCTCGCGACCGACAGCGTGGTCGGCGGCTGCGGGCGCACCTGCGCGATGGAGCAAGCGCAACCGGCGATGGCCGGTGCGGCGCTACGCGCGCGCGGCAGCGCAATCGAGGTCATCAGTCCGGTGCTCTCGTTCGACACCGGGCCGGACAGCAAGGCTTTCGCGCAGCAGGCACTGGAGGCTGCGCGGGAGCTTCTCGGCGCCGGGCCGGACCGAAACCGGGTCGCAGCGGCGTGTCGCGTCGCCGCGCAGGCGCAACGGCGTTACGACGAGGCCCTCCTCGAGATTGGCCGGGGGACGCTAGACTACGGGCGGGCCGCGGGCATCCCGGTAATCCCGGTCTGCGGCCCCCTCCACGTCATTCATGACCCGGTTGTCAATGCCGGGATTCCCCGGTTGCTGCGCGAGAATGGCGTTCTGGCCCTGCCGATGGACTGCTTCCCTCTCCCGGCCGGCGTGCATTCCGTTCCTCGTATGCCGTGGTCGGATATGCGTGCGGCTTTGCGAATTGCCCTGGCCTCGCGGGAGCGCGGCGATTGCTACCCGTTGCTGCTGTCGTCGTTCGGGTGCAACCCGGCCTCCTTTGGCGAGCAGCTCTTCACGGCGCTTCTCGAGGGTCATCCGCACACAACGCTTGAAAGCGACGGCCACGGCGGTACGGCAGGCTACACCACCCGTGTGCAGGCGTTCCTGCACACGGTGCGGCGTCACGACGGGCGGCCGAGCTCTACGGCGCCCTCGCGCCTGCGCATGCTGGAGCCGTTGCCGAACCCGCCGATTGCACGCGGAGACACGAGGCAGTTCGTAATGCCCAGCGTCGGCGAACCTTATTCTCGAGTCATGGCGGCGAACTTCCGCGCCTTTGGTCTCGATGCCATCACGCCCGGCCCGTCCGACGCCGAGCGTCTGCGCGCCGGCCGCCGCGACTGCTCGGGCAAGGAGTGCATTCCGTACCAGCTCATCTGGGGCGCGTTTCGCCATCACCTGGACCGCCGCGGCGACGACCGCGAGCGCGTACTGGTGCAGGTCACTGGCCAGGGCGTGTGCCGCAATTGCATGTTCTCGGTCAAAGACCAGCTTTCACTCGAACGGCTCGGCCTCGGCGACCTCGTAACCATGCGCGACATCCAGCCGGAGCGTTCGCTCAGTTCGTCGTTCCTGGCGCGGACCGGAATCTCGTCTACGGTGAGCGACATCCTCACGCAGCTCGCGGCCTACCACCGTGCGCTGGAGCGCACCCCGGGCGAGGTGGACCGCCTGCACGCCGCGCTCTGTAAGGATTTCGTTCGACTCGCGGAGCGGCCGGCGTTCGACGGTATGTTCGCCGGATTCCGCGATACGCGGCGGTACGGCCGGGCGCTCGGCGAGCTCGTCGAACGCGCCTCCGCCGCCTACGCGGCACTGGCGGCGCGGGCGGCGGAGGACCGGCGGCTTCGGACGGTACTGCTTGCGGGCGACATTGCCGTGAAGATGGACGAGTTTGCGAACGACGGCATCGTCAGGCGGCTCGCCGAGCGCGGTCTGAAGGTGGCGATCGAGCCGTCGCAGGTGCTCCTCGAATATGCGTCAACCGAGGCACCCGGCGAGATCGCCCGCACCGGGGAAGGCCGTGCCCGGCCGCTCGTGGCCATGGCGTTGCGGCGTATGCGCCGCAAGCTCTACGAGCGCGTGCAACGGCTGCACCCGTGGATCCCGGACGGTGCGGTGGCGCCGTTACTGGCCGAGAGTGCACGCGTTCTCGGGCGGCATCCGCGAGGCGAGGCGCCGGTAACGATCGGTAGCGTGCTCCACTATTGGAAGGCGGGGTTGTTCGACGGCGCAGTGCTCGTCAGTCCCTGGGGTTGCGGCCCGGCGCTGGTGAGCGAAAGCATCCTGCGCCACCAGGCCGATATCCCGATGCTCTTCGTTTACAACGACGGCTCGCCCGTAGACGAGCGCCGTCTTAACGCGTTCGCTTTCCGCCTGCGCCGCGAACCGTCGCGGGCGGCGCCGTATCCGGCTGTTTCGGTGCGTTCCGAAGGACCGACCAGTCGGGCGGCCAGGGACAACGGTCATCCCGGGTCGCGGGCCTCGGCCGGTGGTGTAGAACGCACTTGA
- a CDS encoding Gfo/Idh/MocA family oxidoreductase, giving the protein MSCAIGARMTPLERVRAGFIGCGRISSLQASGYLDHPRAEILAVCDRNADLARQRAEEWGARKVYTDYEELLADPDVNAVEILLPHHLHRNVAIAALRAGKHLSLQKPPTLTLRELADIHEAALAAGRRWRVLENFMYYPPHVKAHELVRAGAVGEPISVRIKTAAGRPDDGWRVPPATQVWRMNPDTCGGGAMAFDHGYHCYNMARFFVPEPVERVHAWIHVNDFGESALFDGPLFISWKYAGVPKFGSWEVIASIMMRVRSHYYASDDRIEIHGTEGIIWVNRCSGFLLDEPALVLYRDGETRAWHDIPTDWIESFRLGAHDFIDALIEGRQAPQDYDDAASTLRFAIAAHISACASREVLLDEVGPDTRARLPVRHAGG; this is encoded by the coding sequence ATGAGCTGTGCTATAGGCGCGCGCATGACACCGCTGGAACGTGTACGGGCCGGTTTCATTGGCTGTGGGCGGATCTCGTCGCTGCAAGCCTCAGGTTACCTCGATCACCCGAGAGCCGAGATCCTCGCCGTCTGCGACCGCAACGCCGACCTCGCGCGCCAGCGCGCCGAGGAGTGGGGAGCCCGCAAGGTCTACACCGACTACGAGGAGCTGCTCGCTGACCCCGACGTGAATGCCGTCGAGATTCTCCTGCCCCATCACCTGCACCGCAACGTCGCCATCGCCGCGCTCCGCGCCGGGAAACACCTCTCCCTGCAGAAGCCGCCGACGCTCACTCTGCGCGAACTGGCCGACATCCACGAAGCCGCCCTCGCCGCCGGCCGCCGCTGGCGCGTGCTCGAGAATTTCATGTACTACCCCCCACACGTCAAAGCGCACGAGCTGGTTCGGGCCGGCGCCGTCGGCGAACCCATCTCCGTGCGCATCAAGACGGCGGCCGGTAGGCCGGACGACGGCTGGCGCGTGCCACCCGCCACCCAGGTCTGGCGCATGAACCCGGACACCTGCGGCGGCGGCGCAATGGCCTTCGACCACGGCTACCACTGCTACAACATGGCCCGCTTCTTCGTGCCGGAACCGGTGGAACGCGTCCACGCTTGGATCCACGTCAACGATTTCGGCGAGAGCGCTCTGTTCGACGGGCCGCTGTTCATCTCATGGAAGTACGCCGGCGTGCCCAAGTTCGGCAGCTGGGAGGTGATCGCGTCGATCATGATGCGCGTGCGCTCCCATTACTACGCCTCCGACGACCGCATCGAGATCCACGGAACCGAGGGCATCATCTGGGTGAACCGCTGCAGCGGCTTCCTGCTCGACGAACCCGCCCTCGTTCTCTACCGCGACGGGGAAACCCGGGCCTGGCACGATATACCTACCGACTGGATCGAAAGTTTCCGCCTCGGCGCACACGATTTCATCGACGCCCTGATCGAGGGCCGCCAGGCCCCGCAGGACTACGACGACGCCGCCTCAACCCTGCGCTTCGCCATCGCCGCACACATCTCCGCGTGCGCAAGCCGCGAGGTACTCCTCGACGAGGTCGGCCCCGACACGCGAGCCAGACTGCCGGTCCGGCACGCCGGGGGTTGA
- a CDS encoding biopolymer transporter ExbD — MSLSPVDLGEGNGDDTSIVAEINVTPLTDIFLVLLIIFMVTSTALVQQGTKVNLPRAGSGGAQPAGVMVTVTADQKLEIDGQPVLLDGLKPALEAALAASPERNVILQGDRNVVLEQAVRVMTIAREAGAEKIAIATAPAGTSAPQ; from the coding sequence GTGTCGCTCAGTCCCGTTGACCTCGGCGAGGGCAACGGCGACGACACGAGCATTGTCGCCGAGATCAACGTCACGCCGCTTACCGATATATTCCTCGTGCTGCTGATCATCTTCATGGTGACTAGCACCGCCCTCGTGCAGCAGGGCACCAAGGTCAATCTACCGCGCGCCGGCAGCGGCGGCGCGCAACCGGCGGGCGTGATGGTCACCGTCACCGCCGATCAGAAGCTGGAGATCGACGGCCAGCCCGTGCTTCTTGACGGACTCAAACCGGCGCTGGAAGCAGCCCTCGCGGCCAGCCCGGAGCGCAATGTCATTCTTCAGGGCGACCGCAACGTCGTCCTCGAGCAGGCGGTCAGAGTCATGACGATCGCCCGGGAAGCCGGCGCCGAAAAGATCGCCATCGCCACTGCTCCCGCGGGAACAAGTGCACCGCAGTAA
- a CDS encoding AAA family ATPase, with product MNTPANESRALATVREILLSGRPLTYVRTAEEQRVAALLRQAGQALFSPPLPVWTWSLTDGLARADGNEPGGEAMGPRAVLDFIAAHDAPGIFHLKDFHEPMREGADIRRRLRDLYDVCFDRNKFVVITSPVQFIPEEISRCVVYVELRLPDTQELIEFLQEEARRIAAAGGTVDTAGETLLQLARALQGLTLDEARHAVRRALAHANRLDANSHHLLLEEKKLLVNRTGMIEYVAEGTSIGQIGGLEILKKWLLERRRLFLMGDSVKAEIVPKGVLVMGISGCGKSLSVKAIASCFELPLYRIDMTEIFSGRHGAPEGAFVRACHMLEEIAPAVVWFDEIEMGITSTESSGEQGRIFAFFLTWMQEKARGLFVAATANRIDLLPAEMIRKGRFDEVFFVDIPLDDERVEIFKIHLERRGYDPAGFDVERLKKFTRGWTGAEIEQCVVSAITAARLEERELADDDLLNASSSIVPLSRTMKEQVDHIREWAFERAVRASPREYGR from the coding sequence ATGAACACCCCCGCCAACGAAAGCCGTGCGCTCGCCACCGTTCGCGAGATCCTGCTCTCCGGCCGTCCACTGACCTATGTGCGCACCGCGGAGGAGCAACGGGTCGCGGCGCTGCTGAGACAGGCGGGGCAGGCCCTGTTCTCGCCGCCCCTGCCGGTCTGGACCTGGAGCCTTACCGACGGTCTCGCCCGGGCCGACGGGAACGAGCCGGGCGGCGAAGCGATGGGACCGCGCGCCGTGCTCGACTTCATCGCCGCACACGATGCGCCGGGCATCTTCCACCTCAAGGACTTCCACGAACCGATGCGCGAGGGCGCCGATATCCGGCGGCGGCTGCGCGATCTGTACGACGTCTGCTTCGATCGCAACAAGTTCGTCGTCATCACCTCGCCGGTGCAGTTCATTCCCGAGGAGATCTCGCGCTGCGTCGTCTACGTGGAACTTCGTCTGCCCGATACTCAGGAGTTGATCGAGTTCCTGCAGGAGGAAGCGCGGCGCATTGCCGCCGCCGGCGGAACGGTGGACACCGCGGGCGAGACGCTGCTCCAACTAGCACGTGCGCTGCAAGGCCTGACGCTCGACGAGGCGCGCCATGCGGTGCGTCGCGCCCTCGCCCACGCAAATCGCCTCGACGCCAACTCGCACCACCTGCTGCTGGAGGAAAAGAAGCTACTGGTCAACCGCACCGGCATGATCGAGTACGTCGCCGAGGGGACCAGCATCGGGCAGATCGGCGGGCTCGAAATCCTCAAGAAATGGCTGCTCGAACGACGCCGCCTTTTCCTCATGGGCGATAGCGTCAAGGCCGAGATCGTCCCCAAGGGCGTGCTGGTCATGGGTATATCCGGCTGCGGCAAGAGCCTGTCGGTAAAGGCGATCGCGTCGTGCTTCGAGTTGCCGTTGTACCGCATAGACATGACCGAGATCTTCTCGGGTCGGCACGGCGCCCCCGAAGGCGCCTTCGTGCGCGCCTGCCACATGCTCGAGGAGATCGCGCCAGCGGTCGTCTGGTTCGACGAAATCGAAATGGGCATCACCTCGACGGAGAGCTCGGGGGAACAGGGCCGCATCTTTGCCTTCTTCCTGACCTGGATGCAGGAAAAGGCGCGCGGCCTGTTCGTCGCGGCAACCGCGAATCGCATCGACCTCCTGCCGGCCGAGATGATTCGCAAGGGCCGCTTCGACGAGGTGTTCTTCGTCGACATTCCGCTCGACGACGAGCGGGTGGAGATCTTCAAGATCCACCTGGAACGCCGGGGATACGACCCGGCGGGGTTCGACGTCGAGCGGCTGAAGAAGTTCACCCGCGGGTGGACGGGCGCCGAGATCGAGCAATGCGTGGTTTCGGCAATTACCGCCGCCCGGCTCGAGGAACGCGAGCTGGCCGACGACGACTTGCTCAACGCCTCGTCGAGCATCGTGCCATTGTCGCGCACGATGAAGGAGCAGGTGGACCACATCCGCGAGTGGGCCTTCGAGCGCGCCGTGCGCGCCTCGCCGCGCGAGTACGGCCGGTAG
- a CDS encoding helix-turn-helix domain-containing protein, whose translation MVRSRVPARVVGIGGYIRRQRQLANISLRKMAEQSGISAAVLKEIENGLRDPSGTILHSIAGALRLSAETLQLQAGVLDPLDTDELDVVREIRRDPHLTETQRQTLIDIYEAFRFVNRNRE comes from the coding sequence ATGGTCAGGTCGAGAGTCCCGGCACGGGTGGTGGGGATCGGCGGCTATATCCGGCGGCAGCGCCAACTGGCGAACATCTCCTTGCGGAAGATGGCGGAGCAGAGCGGGATTTCCGCCGCGGTACTCAAAGAAATCGAAAACGGGCTGCGCGATCCGAGCGGAACCATCCTGCACTCGATCGCCGGCGCCCTGCGCCTGTCGGCGGAAACGTTGCAGCTTCAGGCGGGCGTCCTCGACCCGTTGGACACTGACGAACTCGACGTCGTTCGCGAGATCCGTCGCGACCCGCACCTGACCGAAACTCAACGCCAAACCCTGATCGACATCTACGAGGCTTTCCGCTTCGTCAACCGCAACCGCGAGTAA